CAGCGCACCCGCGAGAACGCGCTGCTGCGCGCGCTCGGCGCCTCCCGCCGCCAGGTCGTGGGCGCCACGCTCGCCGAGGCGAGCGTCGTCGCGCTGGTCGCTTCGGCCGTGGGGCTGCTCGGCGGGATCGGCATCGCCGCAGGGCTGCGGGCACTGTTCCCGGTCATCGGATTCCCCTTCCCCGAGGGGCCGTTGGTGATCAGCGCGCTCTCGCTGCTGCTGCCGCTCGCCGTCGGCCTGATCGTCTGTCTCGGCTCGGCGCTCCTGCCCGCCGTACGGGCGGGACGCACGGCACCGCTGGCCGCGCTGCGCGAGACGGCCGTGGACGGCTCGGGCGCCTCCCGGACCAGGGTGGTCGTCGGTACGGCGCTGGGCCTGGCCGGGATCGGCACGATCCTGGCCGGCGTCTTCGCCGCACCGTCCCTCCCGCTCGCCGGAACGGGAGCCGTCCTCGCCCTCGCCGCCTTTGTGGTGCTCGGCCCGGTGGCCTCCTCCTACGCCGTACGGCTCCTGGGCCGGCCGCTGGACCGGCTGCGCGGTGTCCCGGGCGCCCTGGCCAAGCGCAACGCCCTGCGCAGCCCCAAGCGCACGGCGGCGACCGCCACCGCGCTGATGATCGGTGTCGCCGTGGTGTCCCTGTTCACGGTCTTCGGCGCCTCGCTGAAGTCGACGATGGACCAGACGGTGTCCCGTTCCTTCGCGGGAGACCTCGCGATCAGCGTGCCGGCCTTCGGCGGAGGCGGCAGCGGACTGAGCCCCGGCCTCACGCCCGCCCTGGCCGAACTCCCCGAAGTGGACTCGGCCGTGGGGCTCGGCAGGGGAGTGGCCGAGGTCGACGGGGACGGCCGTCAGCTGACCGTCACCGACCCGGTCGCACTCGCCACGGGCTTCGATCTCGGGTCAGTGGACGGCTCGTTCGACGGATTCGGCACCAACGGCATCGCCGTGTCGCGCCCGCAGGCCGACGACCGGAATCTGCGGACCGGCGGTACGACCCAACTCACCTTCACCGACGGCCGGAAGGAGACCTTCACGGTCAGGGCTGTCTACGAGCGGTCGGAACTCGCCGGCGACTACGTCATCACCCGCGCGGCCTGGGCCCCGCACCGTACCCAGGACGCCGACACCCTCGTCTCCGTCACCTTCGCGGACGGCGTGCCCGCCGCCGAGGCGACGGCCGCCGTGGAGAAGGCGGCGGCGCCGTTCGGCAACCCGGACGTCCAGACGCGCGACGAGTACGCCGAGACCTCCGCGGGAGCCATCGACATGATGCTCACTCTGATCTACGCGCTGCTCGCCCTCGCCGTGGTCATCGCGCTCCTGGGCATCGCCAACACCCTCACCCTCGCCGTCCACGAACGCACCAGGGAACTGGGCCTGTTGCGCGCGGTCGGCCAGACCAGAGCGCAACTGCGGGCGATGGTCCGCTGGGAGTCGGTGCTGGTGGCCGCCTTCGGTACGGCGGGCGGACTGGCACTCGGCGGGCTGCTCGGCTGGGTCGTCGTCAAGGCGGCCGAGGGCGCGGGAGACACCCCCTTCGCCTTCGCCGTGCCGCCGGCGCAGCTGGTGATCGTGGGGGTGGTCGGCGTCACGGCCGGAGCCGTCGCCGGCTGGCGGCCCGCGCACAGGGCGGCACGGCTGGACGTACTGCGGGCCATCGCCACCGAGTGACGCGGTGACGCTCGGCAGGGCGTGGCGCGCCCCCGCCCGGTCAGCCGACGACGGCCGACCGGGCGGCGGTATGTTCGCGTTTCCCGGTCACGGTCCGGAAGCCCGTGAAGGGGCCGCCCGCCGAGGAACCCGGCGAGAAGGGTCCGTCGGTCGTGGCGCCGTACAGCCGGTGCCACGGCGGAGCGGCGCCCGACGGGGCGGGCAGCGTGAACCAGATGACCTTTCCCGTGTCACCCTCCGCGCGCACCCCCCAGCTCTCGCTGACCGCCTCGATGAGGGCGAGTCCGCGCCCGCACACATCGAGCGGATCGGCCTCTCTGATGGTCGGCAGGCGTGGGTCGTGGTCATGGACCGAGACCGTGAGCCGGTCGAGCAGCAGTCTGATGTCGACGGTGCACATCTTGTCCGGCTGTGCGTGCCGGTGGACGTTGGTCAGCAGCTCGGTCACGCCGAGCGCGGCTTGGTCGATGAGTGGGTCGAGCTGCCAGTAGCGCAATTGCGCGGAAACGATTCTGCGGACCTGGCGGATCCGCGACGGCAGGGCCTGGAGCTCCACCGTGCACTGCCTGTTCGGCTGGCTGATCACGGCTGCGACTCCCCGATTGAGGTCCGGAAGAAGGCATGAGATCAAATCCAGCAGCTCACTCGCGAGGCTCGCTGCTGTCGTGCCCGGCGGGGCTGGATCGCAGCGTCACCACCGATTCACCCTGAGTGATTACACCAGAGTGAACCAGGTGCTACGGGACCGCAACTCGCGGCGCCCGGTGTCAGGTCTTCGCCGTACCCGCCCTGCGTACGGTCTCCAGGAAGCGCCCCGCCAGCAGCCGGCCTTCCGGCCGCCGGCCGTCCCCGCCCATGGTCAGCCGGTAGCGCGTGCCGTTCACGGTCGCCACCGTGCTGTCGTCACCCCGGAACCACGGCTTGCCCGCGTGCACCGCCCGCAGTGGCGCGCTGTCGATGACCCGCCCGTAGCTGGTCAGAAGCGCCAGTCTGCCGTCCTGGATGAGTACCCGGCCCGCTTTGGTGAGCGAGCGGGGCCAGCGCTCTATCTCGACGCCGCTGGCACTGAACTCCGGCTCCGCCATGGCTGATCCGCCCCCTTCGTGCTGCTCCCTGCAGTGAAGTCTGCACAACTCGACGCGTGGACGCCAGAGCGACTTCCCCCGAGCTCGGAGGCGACACACCGAGTACACATCAACAGCATATCGACGCCACATCGATGGCGGGTCGACAGCCGGCCCGAACTGCCGCCCGCCGCCCGGCGGACCCGTGTCCAAGGCGCGGCTATGGATACCCAAAGGCACCGTTTGCGCAGGTCGAGGGCTTACTGTTGCGCCGGGACGGGCACCGGCGGGACGAAGGACGGCGCGCATGACGGAGCGGCAGCAGACCATCGACGTGAACCGCGGCGACCCCGCGTACCGGGTCTGGCTCAAAGAGGCCGTACGCAAGGTCCAGGCCGACGCCAACCGCTCGGCCGACACCCACCTCCTGCTCTTCCCGCTGCCGGAGCGGTGGGGCATCGACCTGTATCTGAAGGACGAGTCCACCCACCCGACCGGGAGCCTCAAACACCGCCTCGCCCGCTCGCTGTTCCTGTACGGGCTCTGCAACGGCTGGATCCGCCCCGGAAAGCCCGTCATCGAGGCGTCCAGCGGCTCGACCGCGGTCTCGGAGGCGTACTTCGCGAAGCTGATCGGCGTCCCGTTCATCGCGGTCATGCCGCGCACCACCAGCCCCGAGAAGTGCCGCCTCATCGAATTCCACGGCGGGCGCTGCCACTTCGTGGACGACTCGCGCAGGATGTACGAGGAGTCGGCGAACCTCGCGGCCGAGACCGGCGGGCACTACATGGACCAGTTCACGTACGCGGAGCGGGCCACCGACTGGCGGGGCAACAACAACATCGCCGAATCGATGTACCAGCAACTGCGGTTGGAGCGCTATCCGGAGCCGGCGTGGATCGTGGCGACCGCGGGCACCGGCGGCACGTCGGCGACCATCGCCCGCTACGTGCGCTACATGCAGTACGACACCATGATCTGCGTCCCGGACCCGGAGAACTCCTGCTTCTTCGACGGCTGGACACGCCGCGACCCCCAGGCGTGCGCCGACCGGGGCTCCCGGATCGAGGGCATCGGCAGACCTCGGATGGAACCGAGCTTCGTGACCGGAGCCATCGACCGGATGATGAAGGTGCCGGACGCGGCGAGCATCGCCGCCGTACGCCTGCTGGAGCGCAACATCGGCCGCAAGGCGGGCGGTTCGACGGGCACCGGGCTGTGGAGCGCGCTGAAGATCGTCTCCGAGATGGTGGCCGACGGCCGCAAGGGCAGTGTGGTGACGCTGATCTGCGACCCGGGCGAGCGCTATCTCGACAAGTACTACTCCGACGACTGGCTGGCCGCACAGGGCATCGACATCGCGCCGTACACCGGCACGATCGAGGACTTCCTGCGGACGGGCGTCTGGCCGGTGTAGGTGGCCCAGGTCAGCCGGCGCAAGGACACGGTGAACGCGCGCGCCATACCCGGGCGGAACGCCCGCAGGTAGAAGAAAAAGGGCTTGCTGCCGTCCGCCGCGAACGTCCAGCTCACGCGCGTACCGGTACCGGCGGGAGTCAGCCGCCAGTCCTCAGGACCGGCCGGCGGACCGGGCATGGGCGTCTGCCGCGCCGCGGTCGCGGGCGTGAACCACCGGGGCCACGCCTCGGTCTCCTCGGCCAGTGCCCGGTACACGGCGCCGGGCGGCGTGCTCATCTCACCGCTGAACACCAGCCGCAGGGGTGCGGACTCCGCGAACCCGGCGTCGACGGAACGCAGCTGACGGACTGCCATGAACATCACGCCCCAGGGAGATCGACGGACGGTCGTAGGGCCGGAGCCTATGCTCGGTCAGCACTCAGGGCCCGGAGGCCCCGCCGCGCAGCAGCCCGTCGACCACCCGGCCGAAGACGACACGTCCCGCCCGCGCGGTCAGGCGATCGAGGAAGCGGGGGAGGAAGCCGACGCGCAGCTCCTCCGACCAGCGCACCAGTGTGCGCCCGCCGGCCTCCGACGAGGCATCCGTCCCTGTGCCGGTTTCCGTCTCCATGACCTCGATCTCGGCCCACCCCGTGATCACCCGGCCGCGCTTCTCCAGCCGGCAGTGCCCGGGGCTCCCCGCCGCCGGCGGCTCCCAGCGGACGACCTCCATCAGGTCGTCGAACCGCACGCGCCCGACCCCTGTACGCGCCACGAACACCGTTCCCGCGGCCGTCGGCCCCGGTGTCCGCACGAGCGTCCGCGTCAGCGGCACCCGGCGGCCGTGCGCCGGCCAGTCGGTGATCCGTCGCCAGGCCTCGTCGGCCGGCAGGGACGTACGGCGGGCGACCCGGAAGACGGTCACCGGTCCGCCGGCTCCCCGGCGACCACCAGCCCGGGGAGATGCTCCGTGATCTCCTCGCGCACCTCGGGCGACAGCCCCGCGTCCGTGACAAGGGTGTCGACCTGGTCCAGCGTCGCGAACGAACTCAGGCCCACCGTCCCCCACTTGGTGTGGTCGGCCACGACCACCACCCGGCGCGCCGACCGCACGAAACGGCGGTTCGTCTCCGCCTCGGCCAGATTCGGCGTGGACAGACCGGCCTCGGCGGAGATCCCGTGCACCCCCAGGAAGAGCACGTCGAAGTGGAGCGAGCGGATCGCCTGGTCGGCGACCGGGCCGACCAGCGAGTCCGAGGGCGTACGGACCCCTCCCGTGAGCACGACGGTGGCCGCGCCCGCGCGGTGACCGCCCGACGTACCCGCCGGCTGCGCGGCATGGAACACGTCAGCGACCCGCACGGAATTCGTCACGACCGTCAGATCGGGCACGTCCAGCAGATGATGCGCCAGCGCGTACGTGGTCGTACCGCCGGACAGGGCGATCGCCCGGCCGGGCACCGCCATGGCGGCCGCTGCCCGCGCGATGTCCTCCTTGGCGCTCAGCTCAAGCTCCGACTTGGCCTCGAAGCCCGGCTCGTGGGTGCTCGCCTCGACCACGGGGACGGCGCCGCCGTGCACCTTCTCGATGACGCCGAGCCGGGCGAGCGCGTCGAGGTCCCTGCGGACCGTCATGTCGGAGACGTTGAGCTTGCGCGTCAGCTCGTTGACGCGGATACCGCCGCGCCGGCGCACCTCGTCGAGGATCAGGGCCCGTCGCTGTTCCGCGAGGAGATTCTGGTTGTCGCTCACCACCGGGGCCTGTCCTTCCACGTCGGCGTCGTGCGCGGGCGCCGTACTCAGCTGATCATCAGGGCTCCTCATCCTCCCACGCTGTTGGGCCCCGTACGCAGGTGTCGGCCCGCCCCGGCCCGGGGACACCCCTTGGGGCGGACACCGCCCGCCGGACATCACCCCCGCCGGACATCACCTGAGAGCGAGTCATCGACGTGTCCTCTGAGCCCACCGCCGACCCCAGCGGCGGCGCCGCGCTCGAACTGCTGGTCCACGGCGTCGGCGGCGCCACCCCGCAGGAGATGCTCTCCGATCCGAACACGGTCCGGATCACCGGCGACGAGACGGCGGCCATCTACCGGCGCCCCGACGACGAGGACGCCGAGGCCCACCCCGAGCGGTACGAGAACGGGCCCGTGCCCGAGGCGTACTGCTGGTCCAACCTCACCTCCGGCAACGCCAGTCGCGCCCTGTGGCTGCTGCTGCTTCCCTTCATGGTCGTCAACCTCGCGCACTGGATGCGCCCGGCGACCAACGGACTCGGCCGGACCCAGCGGCTGTACGGGGTGCTCGTGCGGCTGCTCGCCCTCACGCTCACCGTGCTGCTGACCGCCGCCGCCTGCGAGGTCGCCATCGACCTGGTGGCCTGGCAGTGCGCGGGCTCCGCCGGCTGCGCGGACGAGCGGTCCTGGCTGGGCTTCCTGTCCGCCACGGGGGACGGCTGGTGGGCGCAGCCCGGCCGCCGGCTGGCGCTGGCCGCTCTGGTACCGACCGCGCTGGTGGGCCTCCTGTGGTATCTGTCCAACCGGACCTGGAGCGCGTACGAGGCCCAGCGCCCGCCGACCGACGCTGGCCAGGACGGAAGCCGGCCGGAGCCGGACACGGAGGTCGTCAACACCCCCGGCGCCCCCGGCACCACGGAGGCCAGGGACGCCTACCGGCCCGCGCTCGCCAGGCCCGGGTTCTGGTACGGCCGCCGGCTCGTCGCCCGCCTGCGCGCCGCGCACACCGCCGCCGGATTCCTCACCGTCGCGGGCGCGGTCACCGGCGCCACCGCCCGCTACGACCGTGGCGCCGCCGATGCCACCCGGGAGGTGGCCGGCTGGCTGCTCCAGGCAACTCTCGTCGCCGGTGCGCTCGTTGTGCTCTGGGTGGTGTGCAGCAGGGGCCGCAGCGAGCGCAAACGCGACGGCACGCTCGACAAGGCGCTCATCAGCCGGCTGCCCGCCGTCTCTCTCGCCCTGGTCGGCGTGGCGGTGGTGTACGCGGCCTGGTCCCGCCCCGACTGGGTCTCCTCCGGCACTCTGCCCGGCGCCGTCACCTTCCCGGTGCTGATGATCGCCCAGGGCGTCCTCGTCGTCGCTCTCGCGGCGGCGGCCTTCTCCCTGCACCGGCGCGCCCCGCACACCAGGATCGCGCTGTCCGGCCTCGGCGGGCCCGCCGTCGCCATGCTGGCCTGCGCCCTGGCCGGGGTGATGACCGGTGGCGTGGCCCAGCGGGTCGGCGACTGGCTCGACGGGTCGGGGACACCGGGCATGGGGGAGGGGGCGATCGTCGGACCGCCGGTGCTGCTGAGCTGGCAGGCGGCCGTCATCCCCGTCCTGCTGGTGCTCCTGGTGATCCCGGTCGTCGTCCTCGCCGTACGCACCGTGCTCACCGGCCGCCGCCTCGCGCCGGTCGTGGAGGCGGAGTACGGGTCGCCGGACGCGAAGGTCACCCCGGACTCCGTCCGCAGCCGCCGGATCGCCGGCACCCGTGCCCGCGCCCAACTCACCGACGCCGCACCCTGGTTGGTCGGAATCGTCTCCGGCGCCACACTCCTGCTCGGCGCGGGCGCCGTCGTCGGCGCCTGGCTGAGCGGGGACGTGCCGGGCCGGGCCGCCGAGGGCGGACCCGCGCTGATCCAGTCGATCGCCGACACCGCGCAGGCGCTCGGCTCCTGGCTGATCGGCTTCGGCTTCATCCTCTTCGTGACCTGGGGCCGCCGCGCCTACCGCGACGCCTCCGCCCGGCGCACCATCGGCATCCTCTGGGACGTCGGCACCTTCTGGCCGCGCGCCTCGCACCCCTTCGCGCCGCCGTGCTACGCGGAACGCGCCGTACCCGACCTCACCTGGCGGATGGCCTCATGGACGGCCCGCACCGGCGGACGCCTCGTCATCTCAGGCCATTCGCAGGGCAGCGTGCTGGCCGCCGCCGCCGTCTGGCAGCTGCGCGAGGGCACACGCCAACAAGTGGCGCTGCTGACGTACGGCTCACCGCTGGAGCGGCTGTACGGCCGCTGGTTCCCCGCCTACTTCGGTGCCGCGCCCCTCGGTGATCTGGACAGGGGGGTGCACTGCTGGCGCAATCTGTGGCGCGCCACCGACCCGATCGGCGGCCCGGTCCGGCTGGACGCCGACGGCGAGGGCGAAGGACCGGCCGTGGACCGGGGGCCGCTCAAGGACCCGCTCGCCTACGGCCGTACGGAGCGCCAC
The nucleotide sequence above comes from Streptomyces sp. NBC_01716. Encoded proteins:
- a CDS encoding ABC transporter permease, translating into MSGTRASWRISVSSLRAHKRRFAGTFTAVLLGVAFLTGTLVMGDTLRGSFDTMFGDAAGGTDAVVRSADAVTVPGDALGTREPVDTGLIETIERVPGVAAVAPKIEGAGQLVGSDGEPVGGQGPPTVAGNWIDDDRLNPYQLADGRLPEKSGEVVLNRGAAEAGGLRIGDTTVLRAPDPVRVTVVGLATFGGEDGMAQVTYTGMTRADAEKYLTPRPGEAASIQVRAGPGTGQEELVDSLRTVLPSGVEAITGQESADENQEMISGEFLSLFTTLLLVFSGIVLLVATFSIHNTFAIVVAQRTRENALLRALGASRRQVVGATLAEASVVALVASAVGLLGGIGIAAGLRALFPVIGFPFPEGPLVISALSLLLPLAVGLIVCLGSALLPAVRAGRTAPLAALRETAVDGSGASRTRVVVGTALGLAGIGTILAGVFAAPSLPLAGTGAVLALAAFVVLGPVASSYAVRLLGRPLDRLRGVPGALAKRNALRSPKRTAATATALMIGVAVVSLFTVFGASLKSTMDQTVSRSFAGDLAISVPAFGGGGSGLSPGLTPALAELPEVDSAVGLGRGVAEVDGDGRQLTVTDPVALATGFDLGSVDGSFDGFGTNGIAVSRPQADDRNLRTGGTTQLTFTDGRKETFTVRAVYERSELAGDYVITRAAWAPHRTQDADTLVSVTFADGVPAAEATAAVEKAAAPFGNPDVQTRDEYAETSAGAIDMMLTLIYALLALAVVIALLGIANTLTLAVHERTRELGLLRAVGQTRAQLRAMVRWESVLVAAFGTAGGLALGGLLGWVVVKAAEGAGDTPFAFAVPPAQLVIVGVVGVTAGAVAGWRPAHRAARLDVLRAIATE
- a CDS encoding ATP-binding protein; its protein translation is MISQPNRQCTVELQALPSRIRQVRRIVSAQLRYWQLDPLIDQAALGVTELLTNVHRHAQPDKMCTVDIRLLLDRLTVSVHDHDPRLPTIREADPLDVCGRGLALIEAVSESWGVRAEGDTGKVIWFTLPAPSGAAPPWHRLYGATTDGPFSPGSSAGGPFTGFRTVTGKREHTAARSAVVG
- a CDS encoding PLP-dependent cysteine synthase family protein, yielding MTERQQTIDVNRGDPAYRVWLKEAVRKVQADANRSADTHLLLFPLPERWGIDLYLKDESTHPTGSLKHRLARSLFLYGLCNGWIRPGKPVIEASSGSTAVSEAYFAKLIGVPFIAVMPRTTSPEKCRLIEFHGGRCHFVDDSRRMYEESANLAAETGGHYMDQFTYAERATDWRGNNNIAESMYQQLRLERYPEPAWIVATAGTGGTSATIARYVRYMQYDTMICVPDPENSCFFDGWTRRDPQACADRGSRIEGIGRPRMEPSFVTGAIDRMMKVPDAASIAAVRLLERNIGRKAGGSTGTGLWSALKIVSEMVADGRKGSVVTLICDPGERYLDKYYSDDWLAAQGIDIAPYTGTIEDFLRTGVWPV
- a CDS encoding SRPBCC family protein; protein product: MAVRQLRSVDAGFAESAPLRLVFSGEMSTPPGAVYRALAEETEAWPRWFTPATAARQTPMPGPPAGPEDWRLTPAGTGTRVSWTFAADGSKPFFFYLRAFRPGMARAFTVSLRRLTWATYTGQTPVRRKSSIVPVYGAMSMPCAASQSSE
- a CDS encoding SRPBCC family protein; its protein translation is MTVFRVARRTSLPADEAWRRITDWPAHGRRVPLTRTLVRTPGPTAAGTVFVARTGVGRVRFDDLMEVVRWEPPAAGSPGHCRLEKRGRVITGWAEIEVMETETGTGTDASSEAGGRTLVRWSEELRVGFLPRFLDRLTARAGRVVFGRVVDGLLRGGASGP
- a CDS encoding DeoR/GlpR family DNA-binding transcription regulator encodes the protein MSDNQNLLAEQRRALILDEVRRRGGIRVNELTRKLNVSDMTVRRDLDALARLGVIEKVHGGAVPVVEASTHEPGFEAKSELELSAKEDIARAAAAMAVPGRAIALSGGTTTYALAHHLLDVPDLTVVTNSVRVADVFHAAQPAGTSGGHRAGAATVVLTGGVRTPSDSLVGPVADQAIRSLHFDVLFLGVHGISAEAGLSTPNLAEAETNRRFVRSARRVVVVADHTKWGTVGLSSFATLDQVDTLVTDAGLSPEVREEITEHLPGLVVAGEPADR